GCTTCTCGGATCGTCGCTTCCAACTCGCGATGCAGGGCGCGATCGAATGCCCGACGCGCAATGGTCTTCTCTTTCGGTGACCAATGCAGGTCGCGCATCCTCGAATAGATGTCTTGAGCTAAGGGCCTTGGCAGGCTGGGCATGATCGCACTCTCCTCGCCGAATTGTATCTCCAGCCCCCGTCGCTTGCATGCTTTCCGACTGTTGCTGATCACCAGAAGCTGCGGCCACAATTGCAAGGTTGAAGCGATCGTTTACAGGGTGCCCTAGGTTCTGCTTGCAGCCCAGGTATCGTTCGGTCGTCTGCACAGAGGCGTGGCCGAGCAGAAATTGAATCTGTTCGATCTCCCCGCCACTCGAATGGCACCACTTCGCGCATGTTCGCCGCAGATGGTGCGGCGCGATGCGTTCCAGCCCTGCTTTTTCGCAGCAGCCCTTGACCACGTACCAGACCACGTTCTGAGAGATCGCTCTGCCCCAAACCTTTCCGGTCCGGCTCACTCTTCGAAAATCTTTCCGTCCCTGATCCCGGCAGCCACCGTCCACTCGTCGAGCGCTCGCTTCGTCCATTCCGGGATGGGAACCGTGCGAATGTGCCCGCCCTTGCCGATTAAATCCACGATGGCCCAGTGCTCCTGCCGTTGTTGCACATCGCTCATCTCCAACCCGACCAGCTCGGATCGGCGGAGTCCACAACCGAAAAGCAACGCGAGCATGGCATAGTCGCGTTTCTCACGCATGAGGTCGCCTCGGGCGCGGTTCAGCACCTGCGAGCTTTGCTCCAGGCTCAGCCAGTTGCCCGAGCGCTGCCCGAGCTGCTTCACGCCTTTGACTCGACTGATCCCGGCTGCCAGGTCTGGACTCAGCAGCCCGGCGTCTGCGGCCTCGTGCGCCAGCCGCCGCACGGCGGCCAGTTGCTGATTGATGGTGTTGGCCGCGAGCCTACGGGATTCCAGGTACATGCGGTAGCGCACCACCACGATGCGATTGAATGCCAAGCGCGGTTCGGAGCAGTACCAGGTGATGAACTGATTGATCGCAAACTGATAGACCCGGCGCGAACCCGGCGATGTGAGGCTGTTGAGCACGGCCATTTTAGAATGGTCGAGGTCGGGGAGTCGGAGTACGATCCGACCATAGTTCAGTTTGGCTTTTCGCTTTCGCATGCTGGCGGCCTCCACTCCGCAGCATGGAATTAAGGCACAGGCTAGCCTGGGCGAAAAGCTGGATGGCGCTGTGCTGGAATCGGAACAAGTCGTTCTGAGTGTAATCGCCTGATTTCGACAATTGACGAGGAGTGAACACACGGGAAGTCGAAACTGTACCAAATTAGAGTCAGGGCGGAGGGGGCCGAAAGCCTGATCGTGTG
The window above is part of the Terriglobales bacterium genome. Proteins encoded here:
- a CDS encoding tyrosine-type recombinase/integrase, which translates into the protein MRKRKAKLNYGRIVLRLPDLDHSKMAVLNSLTSPGSRRVYQFAINQFITWYCSEPRLAFNRIVVVRYRMYLESRRLAANTINQQLAAVRRLAHEAADAGLLSPDLAAGISRVKGVKQLGQRSGNWLSLEQSSQVLNRARGDLMREKRDYAMLALLFGCGLRRSELVGLEMSDVQQRQEHWAIVDLIGKGGHIRTVPIPEWTKRALDEWTVAAGIRDGKIFEE